From Candidatus Binatia bacterium:
ACGGTCGCGGCGGCCGCGAGCAGATCCTGCAGGTAAGCTTCGACGCATGTGACCAACATGACTACCCGCCATAGCTTCAGCGTTTTGGATACTTCGAGTCGCTCATTGAGAGTTCTACTGAAACGGTTGCCTGAACGCACCAACTTCGCCACGGCCGCTTGATCTTTAACATCGATGGACTTTCCAAGCGAAAAGAGGCGAGCAGCAGCCCTCTTTACGAAGGTCATCTCGCGCGTCTCAACGTCAACCATGTGCGAGATGCCTTCCAGATTCTGCTCAAACGCCACCCACGCTGGGGTGTGCGGTTTTGACTTGGACGCGGAATGAGTTCGTTTGCTTGCCATGCTATTGGGCGCTGAACTGCTCGCCATAAGTGCAAAGGGTCCGCTGCCTAACGCCGTGCGCTTGAGCCGCGGGTGGTGCGCGGCGGCTGTTGGGCAGTCGGCTTGAAGCGCGAGTTGGATTGCCTTGCTGGAGTAGAGCAGAAGTACGAGTCCCGGCCGATCCACCGACACGTATCGAGGGTCTCGTCGATTGCGGTCTCAAGCTGATCAAGTCGCTGCTGCTGCTCGGTCACCTCGCACCCGTGGTAGTGAACTACTTCTTTCAGCACACCATTTGCGTGGAACGAAGTGATGACCGTTGCGGCATCCCAGTACCAGTTGGAACAGGTGTCCTCACCGCAGCGATCGCCGCCGCCAAACAGCGCCAGTAGATAGCAGTCCTGCAGAGACAGGAAATCAGACTCCTGGAAGGCGTTGACCAATGCGACCAGCTGCTCATCCGACACCGCAGCGGTGGCGCGGCCAGTCGTTTCCACAAAACGGATACCTTCGAAGCTGACAAGACCGGACGAGTCCACCGACACCGTGTATACGGGGCATTCGCCGAAGCACATCTGGCGCTCCAGGGTTACCCGCAAGTCAGACGGCACCGTGCCCGACGGCTGTTTGCTGTCATGGTCGCTGCCGCACGCGAGAGAGAGCACGGCAAGAAAGCTCCCGGTCACGCAAAGCAGGAGTCGGCGAAACTGTGGCATCACGCACGCGAGCAATCCAACTACTATTCGACTCCCGACTGAAATCCGCTACCCCTGCGGGTTCCTGCAGCATAGCACCCTGCCACCAGCTGGCTCCCATAGGTCATGACTCGCGTGCAAGTCAAGCAGTTAAACCACTACCGAGCGTCTTGCGCACGCTGCGCCTCGGCAACCAGCCGCAACCAAGCGCGCTCCGCCGCAGGCGGCATGGGCTCAGTGCGAGCCAGCATCTCACGGGCGTCCGGCCGATCTTCGAGGATGGCGCGCGCCAGCTCGCACACTTCGACGAAGCACTCGAGTCGCTCCGACGGCGTGATTGCTGCGTAGCGCTCGGTGTCGGACACGTCAACGGTGCGGCCGAGCCACGGAGGAGGGGGAGTGTGCATGCCGACAGTATACGGCAGCTCAAATGCCGGCTGGGCGGAAAGGACAATCGGGCGACCCCACCGCAATTCCGACTCATGCCAGGCCGTACTCTACCCGCAGCAGCTGCCGTGGTCCGCCGCGGGGCTCAAACGTATGGCAGAAGCGGCGCGCCTGCTGGCCCTCCAAAGAGAATGCCGGTGCGGATGGGATGTGCGTCAAATTTGGGGGTTTGTAGAACCCGCTTGGCTTACCGCGCGAAGTAGATCGGTTCCGCAGTGTACATTGCGGTCGATACGCCGAAGGCGTTGTGCACCACAGCCCAGGGTTGGGTCAGTGACCCTTGGCGCGCGGCGCGCCCACCCTGGGTAGAGAATCGCCAGAACACCCTACCCCAAAAGGGGTTGCGCTCTGGTCGGCGCAACATGATGTACGAGAATCAGCGAACAGGCCGGCGCGACGTAACCCTGTCAGGGTAGAGCTGTCGGAACCTTGTCTACCCAGGGTAGCCGCTACTGCGGCAACCCTGGGCTGTGATACGTAACGCCTTCGGCGTATGCGGAACGGCTAGCACCCACGCTATCGAGATCGCCTGAAACCTGCAGTAGGAGCTAGTGGTAGAACCCTTCTCGCGACCGCGAGTTTCGAGATTCCCCACATTCATGACGCACACCCTGGAAGGCCAGGAGTATCGTGTCGACCTTGTGGCTTGGTTGCGAACCATGATATCGCTTGCGGCTTCGGTGCGCGTCGCAGTATCTTGTTGACGAATGACCATGGGAGATGCTACCCGCAGGCGTCGGATAAAAACGAGGATGTGGAATACCATGGCGTGGCATATGCTCAAGACTAGGATTCGACTCGCTTCAGTTCTGTTGCTGGTTGCGGTGACCGCTGGTTGCGGCGGCTCCACCATGGACATCGTGGAATATCCAATGCCAGGCGCCCCCGCTGACACGCCGCGTCCGTCGGCGACGCGGGCCCCCACGCCGAGCCGCACTGCCAGTCCGCTGGCGACCCAGACGCGCGTGTCCACGGCCACGCCGACGTACATGGGCACACCGACAAACACACCGATAGCCACCAACACCGCGGTTCCGACGGACACCGCGGCGGTTACCCCGATGGCCACCGATACGCCGGTAGCGGTCACGTCGACACCAACGAACACGCCTCCGCCCACGGCGCCGACAGCGCCGACCAACACGCCGACTAATGCGCCACCGACGGCGACGCCGGTAACGCCGCCGAGCGCCACCCCGACGACCCCCGTACCAGGCAACACCTCGACGCCAACCGCTACTCCGTCTTCCACCGCTGCGCTGGTGAACACGCCGACGCCAAGCGCTAGCGCGACGGCGACCACGCCCTCCGGCGGTACACCGCTCGGCGACCGGACATTTACCATTGTCACGACAGCATCAGGATATTACAGCTCGTACCTGCCGACGCTCGCCCTTGGCAAGCCGGCGGGGTCAATGACCCTCACCGCGGGCGCTCCGGATGGGAACGGCGACGCCGCCACGACCGTCACCGGGCCGTTCATCATTTCCATCCCGATTGCGCTTGGGGCCACTACGGTTTGCAGCAAGATCGAGTCCTGCACCGGGGAGCTGCACTGCAACGGCGGCGCCAACGTCGATGAGACGGAAACCCTCGACAGCCTCAAGGCCGGCCTGACCTGTATCCAGGACGGTACGCATAACTGCCCGAGTGGCACCGGCACCCCCGTGTGCTGCAGTAATGCCTGCGAAGGTGTGGGCAAGGGAGGAAGCGGTAACAGCGTCGTTTCCGCGACCGGCGTGAACCCGACTACGGATAGCGGTCCGGGCGCCCTGCTGCTCACTTGCATGCAGCGCAACGTTACGGTCAATAAAGGCAGCGGCGTGATTTGCAGCACGCTTGACTTTTCGGCCGCCAAATTATTTCCGCAGATTTACACCACGGGAAGCAGCACCGCCGTCGTACTGCATGAGTGCTCCGGCGCCAAGCTAGGGGATACGGTCCCGACGTTCGCCAAGACTGGTAAGAATTTTGACTGCGCCAACTGGACCTCGGCAACTGGCCCCGGCGCCTTTGCCTTCTCCACACCCGCGGAGGAGCCGTCGACCGCCACCCCCAGCGATGGCTCCCAAGCTGGATTCCTCAGCGGCCACTGAGTGGGAGTACCGCAACGCGGCATCGTCGGAGTGCGGTGGAAGGCGGAAAAATGCGGCGATACGTCGTGCTGATTCTGACGGCCGGTGCCCTTACCGGCTGTCATCTGCGGTCCGGCGCTGGGCCTGCCGCATCGTCATTGGCCGCGCCGCCCAGCGCCGAGGTCAGTGCCGCCGTTTCGAAGCTGCTGCGTTCGGCGGCCGCCGCCGAAGAGGGTGATGCAAACGAACTCGAGGGCAAGCTGGCCGCGATTGCCTCTTTCGGTGACCCGGCGATTGGTTTGTTGGCGGCGGGGCTCGCCGACCCGGACGAGAAGGTCCGCCTGGCCGCTGTGCAGGCGCTCGCCAAGATCGATACACCTGCCGTCGTCGATCCGCTGCTGACTGCCCTCAAGGATGAAAGCTCCGACGTGCGCACGGAGGCCGTGCGGGCACTGGGGCAGCGCCGCGACCGGCGCGCCGTGCCGGCGCTGCTGCGGCAGGCGCAGGAGGATGATACGGATTCGGTGCGGTACGACTGCCTGATAAGCCTCGGGCTGATCGGCGATCCGGCCGTCGTCCCGCTGCTGCTCACGGGCACGCACGACGATGATCCCTACGTGCGCATGTGGTCGATGAGCGCCCTCTGCGACATGCAACATGAGCAGGCCCCCGAGCTGGCGCGCACGATGGTGCGCGATGCCAACGTCTACGTCCGCCGACAGGTGGTGGCCGGGTGCGAACAGGCGCTCGACACACCCGGCGGGCATCAAGCGCTGATCGATGTGGCGCTGTCGGATGACCTTGAGACCAGTCTGCGGGCGGGGCGCGCCCTGGGGAATTACCGGCAGAAGCGCCCTGGAGACGCGGAGCTGACCGAGCACATGCGCCAGGCCGGGCGCGGTGGCCTCACCAATCCGGCGCAGGCCGCGAATGCGGCGCTGCTCCTCGGTGATCTTCGTGATCCCGCCGCGGTCAACCGACTGATCGAGGCTCTGCGGGACCCGAACTATTTCATCCGCGCGTTGGCCGCCCGCAAACTCGGCGATATCGGTGATCGCCGGGCCGTGCCGGCGCTGATCAAGGCCCTCAGCGATCCGCAGAATCTCGTCGTCGGCGCGGGATACATCGCCGTCCAGCGCTTCGCGGCGGACGGTGACGCACAGGCCCAAAAAGCGGTCAGGAACTTCAAGGGAAAGAAAGTCGCTGAGTCGTCAGGGCGCTGAAGCCGGTCATACCGGCGAAGGCGGACTTCCATGTGGGGTGGTGATGTCTCCGCGCCATGGATTCCCGCCTAAAGATTGCGGGAATGACGGGTGGGGACTCGCCCGACATTCTGGGCAAAGCCGGCTGTAGCCCACGCAGGTGGGCTTCGTGCATCTCGTTGCCGCGAATTTATTCGCCAGGCTTCTTTGACGATCCTGGAAGAGCCTGGCGGTTGAAACCGCGGCAACGAAAGGCACGAAGTCGCCCTGCGGCGACTGTTGCCTGTGGCGGTAGCGGCTGTGCTGAAAAAGTCGGAGCGGTGGGCGAACTCCCACGTTCAAGCCCGATTGTTTGTGCAAACCCGCTTGAACGCGGTAACAAAAAGGGGCCTCGGTTACCCGAGGCCCCTTTGGATTCGCTGAGCGGAATATTGGCGCGACGCAGGTCGCGTTTGAAATCGATGTCGCGCAGCCCGGTTACGGAGCAACCATGATGCCGGCAAACCCGAATTCAGCCCCCGCCAAGCACGTGGGGCCCGGCGGCGCAACTGCGCAGTCGAGCTGCTGGGCCGGCGTGAGCGTCCTGATCGCAATGGAACCCACACCCAGCGGCTGTCCGAGAATTGAGCTGGCGAGGGCGCCGAACACGTCGTTGGCAGTAACGTGGTTCAGGCCGTTGGCTACGAAGGATGCCTTACCTTGTACGAACTGTATGGGGACGCCGGCGACATGCAGCCAATCGATCCCCTGAGGTGAAATTGTCGGGGTTAGGAACTGTTGCACGCTGAGGTCGAGCACGGCGAGAACCGGGGTCAGCGGGGTTTTCACGCCGCACTTGAAAGGTTTATCTTTATCGTTCCCCTCTGCCGGGCAGTTAACGTTCTTGAGGGTGAGCGTCGTGACCATCCCTCCTAGATCCGCAGCCTTTGCGGACTTGATCATCAGCTTGTTCCCCCCAGCCTTGATCTGAAAGTCACTCGTATTAACGGGAGTAGTATCGGCAGCGGCGGCTGGCGCCTGGTTGATAGTTTGCGAATACGAGTCCACGGCGCGAGCCGTACCGACGAGCAGCGGTACGCCAAGGGTTACTACCGACACGATACGACAAGCATTTCTGAGCTTCATACGCCCTCCTCCTATCAAAGATGATTTCCACATAGTCCAGGGAGGCGGGTTTTGTCAACAAAAAAATCGCCCAATTCGGCCCGGCGTCGATAATGTCCGTCGTGCTGGCGGGCGCCCCTTCCGACAGGCATGTCCTGAGCAACGTCGAAGGGCTCAGGACATGCTTCGAGACGCCGCCACAAGAAGGCGGCCCTTACCCATGAACCTGAAGCTGACCTGGCGAATGAATTCGCGGCAACGAAAGGCACCAAGGCGCCCTGCGGCGACTCCCCCCGCCCCACATCCAGAGACACCTCTGCCCGTCGGGGAGCGGGGAGCCCACGCAGGTGGGCTTGGCGCTCTTGTTGCCGCGGTTTCAACCGCCGGGTGGGGAGATGCGGCGGTTCATGGGCCCTGCAAGCCGGTGTCCTCGCAGGGTCGGGCTCTCAGGGCGAGCGGTTCGGTGCTTGATTGTCGACAGCTTCTTACCCGCTCACGCTGAGGAGGCCCCGTCTCAGGGGCCTCCTCGAAGCATGTCCTGAGCCTGTCGAAGGGCGTGCCCGTTTGGAAGAGACTTTATGGGCAACTCCGGTTACGGCGCTGGCGCCTCTTCGAGCACGCCGGCAGTAATGAGTGCGTCGATTTCCGCTTCGCTCATCTCCAACAACGAACGGCATATCAGGCGCGTATGCTGCCCGAGCAGCGGGGCCGACTCGACCCGAGGCGGAGGCATGCCGCTTGCCCGAAAGCCGGAGCCTTCCAAGACCACCGGTCCGAGCCCGACCTGATCGATGCGCTGGAAGAAGCCGCGCGCCGTCAGATGCGGATCGTTGATCTGGTGCACCGGGTGCTCGACCATCGCCGCCGGCACGCCACGGCCCTGCAGCAGCGTCATGACCTCTGCCGGCGAACGCGTGCGTGTCCACGCGGCCAAGGCCTCGTCGATCGGCTCGCTGGCCTGACGCCGTCCCTCGACGGTGTCGTACTGGGGCGCGCCTAAGGATTCCGGAGCCCCAATCGCGGCGCGTAGGGCCTGCCATTCGGCATCGCTGCGCACGTTGATCACGCACCACTCGTCCTCTCCCGCACAGGGGTAGACACCCCACGGCGCGCCGCTGTCGCTGCTGTTGCCGCGCGGGCGGACCGTGCCAGGGGCGAGGCTTTCTTTGATGAACAGGTCGCCGAGCAGCTGCACCAGCACCTCGAACTGCGCCACCTGCACGTGCGCGCCACGGCCGTCGCGCCGGCGACGCAGCAACGCCGCGACCACGCCCAATGCCCCGAGCCGGCCGACCAGATGATCGGGATGAATGTTGGTCGAGCCTTCGGGCTTGTCCTCCTCCGGATAGTTCCACAGGTACTGCAAGCCGCTCACGGTATGCGCATTGGGCCCATAGCCCGACCAGTTCTTCCACGGTCCCGAGGCGCCCAAGAGCTGCGTCGAGAGCATGATCAGGCGCGGATTGATCTGCTGCAGATCGTGATAGCCGAGCCCGAGCCGGTCCATCGCGCCGGTGGCGCTATTCTCGATGACCACGTCCGCCAGGCTCACCAGGCGGCGCGCCAGTGCGGCACCCTCCGGCGTCTTGAGGTTCACCCCAA
This genomic window contains:
- a CDS encoding DUF6438 domain-containing protein, with the protein product MPQFRRLLLCVTGSFLAVLSLACGSDHDSKQPSGTVPSDLRVTLERQMCFGECPVYTVSVDSSGLVSFEGIRFVETTGRATAAVSDEQLVALVNAFQESDFLSLQDCYLLALFGGGDRCGEDTCSNWYWDAATVITSFHANGVLKEVVHYHGCEVTEQQQRLDQLETAIDETLDTCRWIGRDSYFCSTPARQSNSRFKPTAQQPPRTTRGSSARR
- a CDS encoding HEAT repeat domain-containing protein; this encodes MAAPPSAEVSAAVSKLLRSAAAAEEGDANELEGKLAAIASFGDPAIGLLAAGLADPDEKVRLAAVQALAKIDTPAVVDPLLTALKDESSDVRTEAVRALGQRRDRRAVPALLRQAQEDDTDSVRYDCLISLGLIGDPAVVPLLLTGTHDDDPYVRMWSMSALCDMQHEQAPELARTMVRDANVYVRRQVVAGCEQALDTPGGHQALIDVALSDDLETSLRAGRALGNYRQKRPGDAELTEHMRQAGRGGLTNPAQAANAALLLGDLRDPAAVNRLIEALRDPNYFIRALAARKLGDIGDRRAVPALIKALSDPQNLVVGAGYIAVQRFAADGDAQAQKAVRNFKGKKVAESSGR
- a CDS encoding CoA transferase produces the protein GSQAYDTASITAAFGTAMAIYHRLHTGRGQWLDVSVQEATSNLADWSVPLYSMMGFYTHREGAGMYPVYRCADGWLRLIIISLKHWRALRAWMGEPAELQDPAYDEFLQRVFNRPAIEPVVQAFFAARTKEAAAREAQARGIPATPVLEPREVLDNEHTRARGTFVELDLMPGLRARVPSGFFEFDGARLGPTRGAPAVGQHNEAVAAEVRATARKSMPAAPSPVAAVSSPFAGLRVIDFGVGVAGVEVGRLLAEHGAEVIKIESSRAPDFIRQVIPGPMNPPFASANRSKRGFGVNLKTPEGAALARRLVSLADVVIENSATGAMDRLGLGYHDLQQINPRLIMLSTQLLGASGPWKNWSGYGPNAHTVSGLQYLWNYPEEDKPEGSTNIHPDHLVGRLGALGVVAALLRRRRDGRGAHVQVAQFEVLVQLLGDLFIKESLAPGTVRPRGNSSDSGAPWGVYPCAGEDEWCVINVRSDAEWQALRAAIGAPESLGAPQYDTVEGRRQASEPIDEALAAWTRTRSPAEVMTLLQGRGVPAAMVEHPVHQINDPHLTARGFFQRIDQVGLGPVVLEGSGFRASGMPPPRVESAPLLGQHTRLICRSLLEMSEAEIDALITAGVLEEAPAP